A segment of the Odoribacter splanchnicus DSM 20712 genome:
AGCCGGACGTAAAATATCGGCCAGCTTGAAATCCGGTTCGTCCAAATGGCTGAAAAGGTCTTTCAGGTACACCACTCCTTCGATGTGGTCCAGTTCATCGTGGGCTACCGGATACACGGTATACACGTTCTCCTTCACTTTATTCCGGATCGATTCGGCGGATTCGCCGATTTCCAGCCAAATGAGGTCACTGCGATGGGTCATGATAGAACCGATTTTACGGTCGCCCAGGTTGAAAACTTTTTCTACAATGTCTTGTTCTACTTCCTGGATTTCACCGTCTTCAGTACCTTCCTGAATGATTGCTTTAATTTCTTCTTCGGTCACTTTATTTTCTGTAGAGGTATGAAGACCGGTGAGCCGGATAACTGCTTGGGTGCTGGCTGAAAGCAACCAGACGAAAGGAGAGGCGATTTTGGACAGCACTTCCATGGGCCGGGCGATCAACCGGGCGATTTTTTCCGGTGCATTCATGCCCAGGTGTTTCGGTACCAATTCTCCCAATATTAAAGTCAGATAGGTGACTAATATAACGATGATTCCTTTCGCTAAAGTGAGGCTATGGGCCTGGGGGATACCGATCGTTTCCAGCCAACGGGCCAGATCCCCGGCTAAAGCTTCTCCCGAATATAAACCGGTCAGAATACCGATCAGGGTGATCCCGATTTGTATCGTGGATAAAAAACGATCCGGCTCATTGGCCAGACGCAGGGCGGTTTTTGCAGTTTTACTTCCTTTTTTAGCTGCTGTTTCTAAACGACTTTTACGGGCAGATACCATGGCAATTTCCGACATGGATAAAATGCCGTTAAAAAAAATTAATCCTAAAATAATAACGATTTCCATAAATAATGTCTTATTCTGTTTCAAATATAACGGTATTTCATCAACTATCTGTTTTATTGACTTATTTTTAGAGTTTTTTGAAGGTTATTATGAAGTTTTTTCCAAAAGGAAAAGATGGGATGAAGCGGAAAAACAGAAACAATATACCGGTGTTGATTTGTCTGTAAAGAAAGATCGGATCGACAGAGTGAAAGAACAGATATTGCAAACTTTGAGAGAGCGTAGGGGCCTAAAAGTGGATTTGAAAGCGACAGAATAGAAACCGATGACAATTTAAAAATATTATGCCAGTGATATACATATTTACATTTATAAACGTAGAATTATTTTTTCTTTCTATTCCGATTCCGGATTTTATGTCCTCAGACCGGTTCGCCTGGACTGGTCCGCTAAGGTTTCCCTTCACTGACCGGCGGAACTCCTCACTTCGTTCGTCAAACACCACCGGTCGGGCGTTCGGAAAACCTAACCGGACTCTCGTTCACTGCTCCAATGGTCTTCAGACATAAAACCCTGCATCTATCGTTAGCACTACCGGGCAAAGAAAATATAAGGAAGTTTTTACAATTAAATTCCGGGGCAGCCTATCGGAGTGGGAATATCTGACTCCTTTATAGGAATAAACTTTTACAAAATATTGATTTATAGATAGTATTCTGGTTTAAGGTTTGAAAAGCTCTGTTATTTGAACTTTATGGTTTTCAGGTCCTGATTAGTTTACCATGAAGTGATAACGTCAGTCGAAGGTGTTCGTGTTCGGGGACCATTGGAACTCTGGCGAGTGTCGTCTTGCTTTTTCTGAACGAACGACCGGTGGTGTCTGACGAACGAAGTGAGGAGTTCCGCCGGTCAGTGAAAGAAAGGGCTAGACGACCGACAGAAGCGACCGGGTTCCCAAACACGAACACCGCAGACGAATAGGTAACAGAATAATCCTACATTTAGAGTAAACATGTATTAAATGCCAATATTATATATCTAATTTTACGACTGTAATTCCGGCGCCTCCCAGTTGTATTTGTTCATCTCCGAAGGAAGCGACGAGCGGGTTGGTGCTGAGATATTGACGGATCAGTTGCCGCAAAGCTCCTGTCCCGGTGCCGTGTAGTAGCCTTACTTCTTTGTAATTGAGCATAACGGCTTCGTCGAGGAAGGTGATCACTTTTTGCAAGGCTTCTTCTCCGCGCATTCCCCGGAGATCGATATCGGGTTTGAAATCGAAACGTTTTTGGCTGATATTTTCCCGGATATTGGCATACGAGGCTTGGGGCTGGGTACGGGCCACTTTCTTGGCCTGACTGGCCGATGCTCTTTTCAGTTGGGAAAGTTTAGCCGTCGTTCTCAGATTCCCTAAAGCGATAACCGCAGTTTTGTCGTTGATTTCAAGAATTTCTCCGATGGCTTTGTTGGGCAGACTGACAAAATCCCCTTTCTGTAAAGGGAGTTCGGTTGTGGTGCCCTCGGAAGCCGGAGTTGAAGCGGAGGCTTTATTTTTGGTCTTTTTATTTTTTTCCCGGTTTTGCAGTTTTTCCATTTTTTTCCGAATCCGTTCTTCTTCAGCGCTGGCTTGTTCGGAGAGTAACCGTTCTTTTTCGGCCTCCATTTTTTGCCGGATTTCTTTGGTCTTTTCTTTTTCTGCTTGATTTTCGCGGATATCCCGGATAGTCTGTTCGATGGTTTTATTGGCCGAATGGATGATTTCCTGAGCTTTTTGTTGGGCTTCTTTGATGATTTCTTTGCGTAAACGGGAAGCTTCGGTCAATTCCTGACGATATTTTTCGACTACTTCATCGAGTCGTTTCTCATTTTCGTGAATGCGTCTGCGTTTCTCCTCCCAATAGCGTTTGTCCCGGGCGATGTCTTTCAGATGTTTGTCATAATTGATATGATCTTCACCGATTTTCGAGGCGGCATCTTCCAGTATTTCTTTAGGAAGGCCGATCTTTTTGGCAATTTCGAAGGCAAAAGAAGAACCCGGTTTTCCGATGCATAATTCGAATAAAGGCAACATCCGGTGACTGTCGTAAAGCATGGCTCCATTTTCAATACCGGTAGTTTCCGCTGCAAAATGTTTCAGGTTGGTGTAGTGGGTCGTGATTACCCCTTTCACCTGTTTTTGATTGAGGGTTTTCAGGATTGCTTCGGCTATAGCCCCTCCCAGCATGGGTTCTGTACCGGTGCCGAATTCATCGATCAGGATCAGGGTATTTTCATCTCCGTAGCGGAGAAAGTTTTTCATGTTGATGAGGTGTGAGCTATAGGTACTCAGATCGTTTTCAATGGATTGCTCGTCACCCATGTCGATGAGTATTTTTTTGAAAATACCGAACCGGCTTGCTTCACTGACCGGTACCGGCAGGCCACATTGAAACATATATTGCAATAAACCGGCGGTTTGCAGGCATACGGATTTTCCACCTGCATTGGGACCCGATATCAGGATAATCCGTTGGGTTTCATCAATCTCTATTTTTAGCGGGACGATATTTTTATCGCTATTTTTCAGGCTGAGCCATAAAAGAGGATGCCGGGCGCTGTACCAGAACATTTCCGGACGTTCGCTGAAAGCCGGTACGGTTGCTTCGATATAGAGTGAAAAAGCTGCTTTAGCCCGGACAAAATCGATGTAAGCCAGAAAATCGTAGGCCGGAATCAAATCATCGACGTAGGGACGCAGGTCTTCGGCAAACCGACGGAGGATCCGGGTGATCTCCCGTTTCTCTTCCAATTCCAGTTCCCGGATTTCATTGTTGGTTTCGACGATCTCGGCCGGTTCGATATAAGAGGTTTTACCCGTAGCCGATTCGTCGTGGACGATACCGTTTATTTTTCGTTTATAGGCAGAAGGCACGGGGATGACCATACGACCGTCCCGGATAGCGATGGAAGTGTCTTTTTCTGCCCACCCTTCTGTCTGAGCCTGTTGTAATAAAGCCTGCATACGCCGGGAGATACCGTTTTGTTTTCGTTGAAGCCGATGGCGGATATCTCCCAATTCAGGGGAAGCCGTGTCTTTTATGCTCCCATGGCGGGATACGATGGAATCGAGGCGTTGCAGAATATAAGGAAATAATTGGATATCTCCGGCCTGGGCCGTTAAACGCGGATACCGTTCGTCTTTGCCGTGGAAAAAACGGACTATAGCCGTCAGGGATTCCAGCGATTGCTTGAGAGCGACCATTTCGGCCACTTCCAGAAATAAGCCTTCCACCCGTACTTTGTTCAAAAAGGGACGGGCGTCGCTGAAATGATCGCCGGGAAATTGGTCTTCTTCTTCCAGAATAGACATAAATTCCTGCGTCTCTTCCAGGCGTTCCCGGATTTCTGTCGGTTCAGTAGAAAATTTCATCGCTTCTACCAAATCTCTGCCCATATCGCTCAGACAGTTTTTTTGAACGAATTGCCTGATCTTATCAAACTTAATCTTGCTTTCGAAATTTTCCGGATAAACCATTTTGTGCATTTTATTCTTTATTTGACGTTTCCGCTTATTGTCAAGGTGTTTTCCGGTTGAGAGGGATCGTTGGTGATTACTGTGATCGATTTATACTGACGTCCGGATTTGCCGGTAGAGTCGAAAGTGGCCCGGATGGTTGTCGATTGGCCGGGTTGAATTTCTTTTTGTCCCAGGGTAACGGCAGTACACCCACAGCTGGCTTTCGTTTTCCGGATGAACAGGATACTTTTCCCTGTATTCGTTAAAGTAAAATCACAACTGGTTTTTTCTCCCTGTTTGATTTCTCCGAAATTACATTCTTTTTTATCGAATTGTGCTATCGGCGCATTGGCTTTGTCTTTTTTGCTCAGTTTACTGAAATCTTCACTAAGTTCCGCGGTAACGGATAAACGGTTGCTATATTCTTTAGAACCGTTGACGGACAAGATAAGGCTTTCGTAAACATAACCGTAGTCATTGGCTTTGGGAGCATCGAAAGTGACGATAATCTTTCCTTTTTTGCCCGGAGCTACTTGTGCGGGTTCGAAAGTGGCCTGCAAATGGTTGGATTTATAAATGACTCCTAAGCTGACAGCGTCTTTGAGGGTATTGTAATATTCCAGCGTATCTGTAGCGACTTGCCAGGTATATACTTTCTTGAAGTTGATATTGTTGTTTTTGAATTTCAAACCATTCATATTATATTTATACAATAATTCCGGTTTGGAAG
Coding sequences within it:
- a CDS encoding DUF1573 domain-containing protein — its product is MKYFISLISALLFTFTVFAQGVLEIKQSRQTLKNLLADDQPMTVVYTAQNTGTQPVIITRVTPMTSLLKADWPKSPLLPGKSCDIKITFIPMQLLENFNMRILVYSNANPARKELILTGNLVDNPSKPELLYKYNMNGLKFKNNNINFKKVYTWQVATDTLEYYNTLKDAVSLGVIYKSNHLQATFEPAQVAPGKKGKIIVTFDAPKANDYGYVYESLILSVNGSKEYSNRLSVTAELSEDFSKLSKKDKANAPIAQFDKKECNFGEIKQGEKTSCDFTLTNTGKSILFIRKTKASCGCTAVTLGQKEIQPGQSTTIRATFDSTGKSGRQYKSITVITNDPSQPENTLTISGNVK
- a CDS encoding endonuclease MutS2; this translates as MVYPENFESKIKFDKIRQFVQKNCLSDMGRDLVEAMKFSTEPTEIRERLEETQEFMSILEEEDQFPGDHFSDARPFLNKVRVEGLFLEVAEMVALKQSLESLTAIVRFFHGKDERYPRLTAQAGDIQLFPYILQRLDSIVSRHGSIKDTASPELGDIRHRLQRKQNGISRRMQALLQQAQTEGWAEKDTSIAIRDGRMVIPVPSAYKRKINGIVHDESATGKTSYIEPAEIVETNNEIRELELEEKREITRILRRFAEDLRPYVDDLIPAYDFLAYIDFVRAKAAFSLYIEATVPAFSERPEMFWYSARHPLLWLSLKNSDKNIVPLKIEIDETQRIILISGPNAGGKSVCLQTAGLLQYMFQCGLPVPVSEASRFGIFKKILIDMGDEQSIENDLSTYSSHLINMKNFLRYGDENTLILIDEFGTGTEPMLGGAIAEAILKTLNQKQVKGVITTHYTNLKHFAAETTGIENGAMLYDSHRMLPLFELCIGKPGSSFAFEIAKKIGLPKEILEDAASKIGEDHINYDKHLKDIARDKRYWEEKRRRIHENEKRLDEVVEKYRQELTEASRLRKEIIKEAQQKAQEIIHSANKTIEQTIRDIRENQAEKEKTKEIRQKMEAEKERLLSEQASAEEERIRKKMEKLQNREKNKKTKNKASASTPASEGTTTELPLQKGDFVSLPNKAIGEILEINDKTAVIALGNLRTTAKLSQLKRASASQAKKVARTQPQASYANIRENISQKRFDFKPDIDLRGMRGEEALQKVITFLDEAVMLNYKEVRLLHGTGTGALRQLIRQYLSTNPLVASFGDEQIQLGGAGITVVKLDI
- a CDS encoding hemolysin family protein, which gives rise to MEIVIILGLIFFNGILSMSEIAMVSARKSRLETAAKKGSKTAKTALRLANEPDRFLSTIQIGITLIGILTGLYSGEALAGDLARWLETIGIPQAHSLTLAKGIIVILVTYLTLILGELVPKHLGMNAPEKIARLIARPMEVLSKIASPFVWLLSASTQAVIRLTGLHTSTENKVTEEEIKAIIQEGTEDGEIQEVEQDIVEKVFNLGDRKIGSIMTHRSDLIWLEIGESAESIRNKVKENVYTVYPVAHDELDHIEGVVYLKDLFSHLDEPDFKLADILRPAQFFPENQSVYNTLGHLKSDHIKYGLVTDEFGSIQGIVTLKDIVDVLLGEITESHDEPEIIRRDDGSLLVDGQCSFYEFLEYIDMECLYPEYDYNTISGLILHLLEHIPHTGEKISWHELEFEIVDMDGARIDKILVYSKKHDK